The DNA sequence tttgccccagtctgtcccaaaatggtgacaCTCCAAGCTACATAAGcaatgccctgtgcccaagcaTCATGGGAGTTTCCCAATTGCCAATACTAGTGAAAGACATTGGTATTCGAGTGAACTCACATGGACAGGCAAACCGTGGGAGATAGCACCACACAAAATGAGCAATGAGGCTGTGTGGTGATTTTTTGAGGacctaaaaataaattttatgcaatcgtcatccccaccatggtcctaaaggacGCTGGTTCTATTTGTTTTTCTCGCTCACtgatactttgactgaagcccccTCTGCTACCCCCTTTTTTCCTTCACGGCCTTGCTACTGCCCCCCCATCTACCTCATCACTCCCGCTAGGACCTGCTActtcccactttgggaatcactgctctagctcCATACAAAGTGCTACTACTGTATACTCTGATTTCTCTTCAGATTGTATAGAGTAaatcttttgccttttaaaagaCATGATAAAAATTATGCTCATCTGCTCTCTGTATTGAAATGTTACAAACATGGCTGTGTTGTATGTACACTTTCAAGCTCAATGCTTTACCCAGTACACGTCCACTCATGCATGTCCTACATACAACAAAATATAAGCAGCAAAGAAAGCTGGAAAAGATCTTTTGGATGACAGTTTCCTGCTGCAAAAGGGAAAAATCattcaatcaaataaataaaataaatagaatctGCAAGCATGATGTGATTAGTTGCTAAATTATATATCTGAAGAACAGGTTTGTCTCttactaatattttttttttaattgattacaGGTGAAAAGCCATACGAGTGTCCAAATTGCAAGAAGCGTTTCTCCCATTCTGGCTCATATAGTTCACACATCAGCAGCAAGAAATGTATTGGTTTAATCTCTGTAAATGGTCGAATGAGAAACAGTATCAAGAATGGTTCTTCTCCTAATTCTGTATCTTCTTCACCTACTAACTCAGCCATTACACAATTGAGAAACAAGCTGGAGAATGGAAAACCACTTAGTATGTCTGAGCAGTCAGGCTTACTGAAAATCAAAACAGAACCACTAGACTTCAATGAATATAAAGTTCTGATGACATCCCACGGGTTCACTGGTGCTAGTCCTTTTATGAATGGTAGACTTGGTTCAACCAGCCCAATAGGAGTCCATGCTTCTACGCAAAGTCCAATGCAGCACTTAGGAATGGGAATAGAATCATCTTTACTTGGATTCCCATCAATGGGGAGCAATTTAAGTGAAGTGCAGAAAGTCCTACAGATTGTTGATAATACAGTTTCTAGGCAGAAAATGGACTGCAGCACTGACGAGATCTCCAAGCTGAAGGGTTATCACATGAAGGACCCTTGTTCTCAACCGGAGGAACAAGGTGTTACTTCTCCTGGTATTCCACCTGTTGGTCTTCCAGTAGTCAGTCATAATGGTGCCACTAAAAGTATTATTGATTACACGTTAGAAAAGGTCAACGAAGCCAAAGCTTGTCTCCAGAGTTTGACTACAGACTCAAGGAGACAGCTCAACAATATTAAGAAAGATAAGCTACGCCCCCTAATAGATCTGGTAATGGAAGATAAAATGATAGAGAACCATAACATACCCACCCCATTTTCATGCCAGTTCTGTAAAGAAAGTTTTCCTGGTCCCATTCCCCTGCATCAGCATGAACGTTACCTGTgtaaaatgaatgaagaaatcaaagcagtcCTCCAGCCTCATGAAAACATGGCTCCTAGCAAACCAGGAGTGTTCATTGATAAGCAAGCTCTCTTCCTATCGTCGGTACTTGAGAAAGGAATGACTAGCCCCATCAATCCATACAAGGACCATATGTCTGTACTTAAAGCATATTTTGCTATGAATATGGAACCCACTTCTGATGAACTACTGAAAATTTCCATTGCTGTTGGCCTTCCTCAGGAATTTGTGAAGGAATGGTTTGAACAAAGAAAAGTCTACCAGTTCTCAACTTCCAGGTCACCATCTCTGGAAAGGAGCAGTGCCAAGGTGGTGCTGGCTGCCACCAATAACACTCCCACTAAAGACTCTTTGTCAGCCAGATCCCCTATAAAGCCTGTGGACTCTATAACATCACCATCTATAGCTGAACTTCACAACAGTGTTACTAACTGTGATACTCCTCTCAGGCTAACAAAACCTACTCACTTTACCAGTATTAAACCAGTTGACAAATTGGACCACTCCAGGAGCAATACTCCTTCTCCATTAAATCTTTCTTCCACATCTTCTAAAAACTCCCATAGTAGTTCTTACACTCCAAACAGTTTCTCCTCTGAGGAGCTTCAAGCTGAGCCTTTGGACTTGTCTTTaccaaaacaaatgaaggaaCCCAAAAGTATTATAGccacaaagaacaaaacaaaatccagtaGTGTAAATGTAGACCACAACAGTGTTTCTTCATCATCTGAAACCTCAGATGAGCCACTGAACTTgacttttatcaaaaaagaattTTCTAATTCAAATAGTTTGGATAAAAGCACTAACCCAGTATTTGGTATGAACCCTTTTAGTGCCAAACCTTTATATACCACACTTCCACCACAAAGCGCATTTCCCCCAGCCACCTTTATGCCACCAGTTCAGACCAGTATTCCGGGGTTACGACCATACCCAGGAATAGATCAAATGAGCTTCCTACCACATATGGCCTATACATATCCAACTGGAGCAGCTACGTTTGCTGACATGCAGCAAAGGCGAAAGTACCAGCGGAAGCAAGGATTTCAGGTAAATGTCTTATTTCCCATTGGGAAATTTATGTGTCAtgtttcataatttaaaatagtCTGATCATTTTCCTAAATGCCTCAAACTTTTTACAATAGAACAGATACGAGACTGAAAGTGTGGTTTAGAAAAAGAGGTGGAATTTGCCACAAATGTCACAACAAATAAATGTTCATTTGTTGTGTTATTTAGACATAATTTTCTGCTTGCAATTTCAGTAAGTTTCAGAGGTCCACTTACCCATTCTTCAAAGAAAGCACTCTTGGAATAAGACAATCACATAGAATCATCACAAAGAAAGGTTGTTTCTCTATCCCTTTGAGAAATGGGTAAAGTTTGTGTTCTTAAAGCAGAAAATGCTTGGACAATTCATATTCATAAATAGCCAACTCATTGCAAAGACTtctaaaacaaatacagtttccTGGTTTGTGGCTTCATTGGCACAGCCATTGCTACGGGTATGGTAGTTTTCCTGGCCACTGTAACCCTTAGAGATTCCCCAGAGAATCACATGGAAATGATAATGCAGGCATAAGCTGTTTATAATATGTTCCGACTAATCTTTACAAAGCTATAAAAGGGATTATGAAGATCCCTAGGCCAGACTTGTTTTCATCTCACCTGTTCCATTTTCCACTGTTATAcgtcctctcccccccctccatatCCCATCCTTCAGACTTTGTGGCAAAGTCTCTATAAACATTCCAGTTTTTAGGTAGTTTATCTGCTGTAGTCTTCATCATCATATACAACTCACTCGGTCCTGATTTAGGCTGACATGATGTGGATCATATGTGGACATATCAGAGCTCTCTTATTCCATGAGAGATCACTGGTCCATATAACCTATACTGATCTACTATGACTAGCAGTGGCTCTCCAGCATCTTACACAGACTATTTCCCACCAGCTGCTACCCAATACTTATTTTAACTGGAGGTGCCAGGAAATGCAACTGGAACCTTCTAAATGCAGTgtatgtgctctgccactgaCCTGTGGCTCAGTATAGGTGTGACTTGCTTTGCTTCTAAATTTTAAGTAACTCCAAATGGCTAAAATTGTGGCACCTGTCCATTTAAATACAGCAAAGGATTTTATTCTTCGGAAACATTCATAGTGTGTAGGAATTGTGTATATATTGGCAGACGGAGATTAACTgatacttgattttttaaaacatctgtggACATTCCCATATGACCTGTTAGGCTCCATTAGTAATTTTACCAACTagtaaatgttttatattttcaaatgtgAAAATCAGGTATGGTTTAATGTTACAGGCAGTAATCCCTCTCTGCACAATAGGAGCACAAATAGCACGGTACCTCCATAACAGCTGTTCCACTATTCCAATTTACAGTACATCTGCCCTCTTTGTAAATGTATTTAAGCCTATTTAATCTTCTCTAATATTAATTAGTGCAAACCTAGTCTAAGAAACTGAACTGTCTGATAGCAAATGGAAATGTATGTTATCATGCAAGTTTGCACTCTCTTTGGATCAAGACAAAATAAATATCAAGAAATTTAATAATTTACTGATCCACATTCATTATTGCTTAATGCTGAAGGCTGTTTTAACATAGATAGAACATTGATAAAAAGCGTTATTAATATTCCCTATTTCGaattacaaaattaaatataaaaatgtagCTCAAGGCCTTTAGAGGGGATACATTTAAATGAATtgcataataataacattttgtacctaaatataaatttcaattaaAGCTTTTCTAAAACTTATAGACTATGTTTGGTGTGCAGGAAGAAAAGGTTTTTAGTTTTTACCTGTACTTATTTTATACAACTTCCTGATATTACCTGCAGTTATGAACACTTCGTGTTTTTTGAAAGTCTAAGCATGCTGATGAAGAAATGGGCCATATTGACCTGTGTGGTGCTTCCTTCTGTGAACTGAATTacaaaacaaattctgccaaaacaGAGACTAAGAACTAAGAACAtactggtgggttacagaccgcctctttgaggcgggctgcacccgcccctttccccgccggatcggggcctgagctgctagaacggcagccgctgaggccccgatctgccacttttcaggctgcggggaagcagcaaaacgccgcttccccgcagcctgaaaaggggtgtccttggggcttcaagccccaaggacaccccatggtggcggggagggggagaaaggggccgcctggcccctttctccctggcttcgctgggcgcagccatctgaaggctgcgcccagcgaagcaaagcggcgccgtggaccaggaaggagctccgaaacggagccccttcctggtctgcggaaagggcaccctaggcgccctgctgcagattgaggacgtcacgtccgcgtcACCCCATCttgaggcggcgcggccgtgacatcctcatggcggcagccgtatggaagggccgccgccgtttagtgcgtgacgagcacgcactagggttagggcggtgcggaagcaccacccttttgtaaccctagtgcgtgctcatcacgcactaaagtgccggtttgtaaccggccactgttgtttttttcactTGAGCAgtagaaacacacatacacagagacacacatttcATGTCAGTGTTTGTGAAGCTCTTCTGAGTTTTCAAGTGGCTTACTCTGTGGCATTGTTTGTGGTTGAGATGAGGGACTTTTGGTTGAGAAACACAAACCTAAAGTCCCTCTGCATATCTCGATCTATTTGTTCTGTTCAGTTCTCAGGATTTTGACCAGAACATGAAAACCTAACCTAACCTGTATGTATAAgacttaaaagaagaagaaaaagtaaaatttgtatttttaaaaggatttggACCCACCATGGCATTCCATAACCTCCAGTTAATTCACAGAATTATGGGAAAAGTGTAACACCTGTTTATATTCAGGTGTTAATAAACATATTTCTCCTCATATTCTTAATAAAATTTATCCATGTCACCAAAGACTTTCTTTCAAAATAAGAATACATCTTCATAGAACTTGTGTTGTTCGTGCAGATATTAATCTAGAATATCTAGAAATATATATCTTGCCACATTTCTTTAATATAGTCTAGAACAGGTATTGATGTATTCAAAATAAGAAAGCACCAGTGCTGTTCCTCACATCTCTGAATCAACCCAGAATAGAATGCTCATTTCATTGTGTACAAAAAATcctccaaaaataaaaatccatgattttgcttGAACATCTCTGGAAACTAATAAAAGATACAAAACAGACATAATAATACACCATTCCTCATCACAAGTCCGCATCACCTCCACAGCTACCATCATACAAAGATTCTTATTCACTGACAACCTATACATGCCTTATCAAGAATTAACACCCAATGAGTTCACTGGGACTTACCCcaactatgtgtgtgtatgtttgcagcCTAACCTTTTGACAACTTTGGTCCAAACAGTCATACTGGATGATATGTGAAATCCATTGGTTCAAAGTTAGAACCAAAATCTGCTAAGGATAATGATATGATGTTTAAAAATATGATCAAGTGCTCTGCCAAAGTACTCTGACATATGCAGTCCTGTGAAAAGGACTACATATGTAAGATCAGTATAGACTACAATAGGTAGGATAGAAATAGCATATTCTACACAGATGAAATCATGAAGgacaatgaaatgaaaatatgaagGACAATATGGAACTGATTTCGGTTGATTTGTCACTCATCATGTTCCTTGAGCTGGTAATGCAGTAAGAGGTCATTTGATTTTCTGCTCTCTTCCATTTCAAATATAGCACTTCTTAACATCAAACAGTAGAATCTCAACCTATGTTAGGCTCCTGACCCTACTGCTTTTACTTTAGCATTAATCTTGTACCCTTCTGTCCTAGTTTAGGGAAAGACTGACTTCTTGATAGTGTAAGAGAGAGGTTAGATTGCTTTATTCAATCACACTGTTTCCAACTTCTGTCCTTTCTCTTAAATTCTGGATGTCATATGAGACTGAACTtgtatttttcaaacatttttcctAGTGTTCAGTTCTCCATCTATCCTTGTAATATTTAGGATCCTTTGTTTATCTACATATTGTGGCATTATCACATGTGTTTCTTCATTCCTACTAATATCCAGCCAGTGACCTAAGAAGAGAATAGGAAACATTCAAAATGATGACCAGAGCTTATTTGGACTACCACATCCAGAATTCCTGAGCCATCATACTACACAATACATACAGTTAAATCTTCCTTAAAAATTACATGAGATATGGGTAGAATTTGTTTTCATGGCAGCTTATGACACTTGAGACTCAGATGACATCCTAAATATACTGGGCTAGTTTCAGATGGAACTTCCATGAACAGAAgtgattattttatttgtggAGGAACAAAGATCCCCGCTGGGTTTTCTCACATTGCTTTCCTCCTCTCAGATGCACCCATATGTTTTAAAGGACTCCTGTTTCTCTGGAACAGGATGGGAGACGAGGTACTTTGGCTTCATGGGCAATACGAACAAGCAATTGTAGAAAATCActgccctctcctttcccccagtGCTAGCAACACTGTACTGACTCTAAGGCTGGATACAGCCTACTGTTCTCTGAAACTGTCAGATACAATATGCAACTCTGATCTTTCCtataatgtataaatatatacatagataTATTTCTCCACTATTTGCATAAGCATCCCTTTAAGGGTCTGGTTCCTCTGTTTGATGAGAAGTTGACAGTGAGACATTCAGATGTCTTACTATAACTCTGGACTGAAccatattaattaaatattattactaACGTATTTTAAGAACACAGGATATTGTATAACATCACAGAACAAGGGAAGGAAACATGATTTACATAAACCATTTGGTTGCATCACAGGGAGAATTGCTTGATGGAACACCGGATTACATGTCAGGTCTTGATGACATGACAGACTCCGACTCCTGCCTGTCCCGAAAGAAGATCAAGAAGACAGAAAGTGGCATGTACGCATGTGACTTATGTGACAAGACATTCCAGAAAAGCAGTTCCCTTCTGCGACACAAATATGAGCACACAGGTACGAATGACAAGTAGAGACAAGTTTTGTTGCATGTGATACATTTCATAATATTTAATGAGTACACTTCTGCAACATAAGATGTAGCATCTGCTAAGACATTCAACAAGGCAGAAATAATGTGCATTGCTTAGCTCAATACGATTCTCCCCTCACTGGTTAAATATGTTTGCACTTTTTCTTGATGTTCCCATGTATGAAGAGGTCATAGctgaccaaaataaaataaaaattgtgaataactaaaaaaaaaaccagttcatAATCTAGGCCTCCAGAATTAAATTCTAGTAAAATAAagtgagattttaaaaactgtatatcTTTGTCAAAGGTAAAATTGAGGGGACTAAAAAGGGTAGCCAGTGATCTTGTTTCTCGGTTAGAATCAGTTTAGCATACCAGTTCCCAATAATAGCTCAGCCACCCACATATTTTTCAATAAGTCTGCTCTCAAGTGTCTGTGTGAAGAGAATTACCCCCAGCAACCCAGTTCTCTGGTACAGCTGATTAGGCCacttccgcactgcagaaataatccggtttgatcccattttaactgccatggctccatgctatggaattctgggcaaagctctgatgtcacaacaaactacaatgcccagaattccatagcatggagccatggcagctaaagcagggtcaaactggtttatttctgcagtgcagatgcagtctccaTCACCTTGTCAAATTGAAGTGAGTTTGTGTAGTTTTTTGAGC is a window from the Sceloporus undulatus isolate JIND9_A2432 ecotype Alabama chromosome 1, SceUnd_v1.1, whole genome shotgun sequence genome containing:
- the ZEB2 gene encoding zinc finger E-box-binding homeobox 2 isoform X1 → MKQQIMADGPRCKRRKQANPRRKNVLNYENVVETGSETDEEDKLHIAEDDGIINTLDQEPSPASVPNHESSPHVSQALMPREEEEDDLRESGVDHTWHNNEILQASVDGSEEMKEEYDTMGPEAAIQTTGNNGTVKNANCTSDFEEYFTKRKLEEGDGHSVSIAEYLRRSDTAIIYPEAPEELSRLGTPEANGQEENDLPPGTPDAFAQLLTCPYCDRGYKRLTSLKEHIKYRHEKNEENFPCPLCNYTFAYRTQLERHMVTHKPGTDQHQMLTQGAGNRKFKCTECGKAFKYKHHLKEHLRIHSGEKPYECPNCKKRFSHSGSYSSHISSKKCIGLISVNGRMRNSIKNGSSPNSVSSSPTNSAITQLRNKLENGKPLSMSEQSGLLKIKTEPLDFNEYKVLMTSHGFTGASPFMNGRLGSTSPIGVHASTQSPMQHLGMGIESSLLGFPSMGSNLSEVQKVLQIVDNTVSRQKMDCSTDEISKLKGYHMKDPCSQPEEQGVTSPGIPPVGLPVVSHNGATKSIIDYTLEKVNEAKACLQSLTTDSRRQLNNIKKDKLRPLIDLVMEDKMIENHNIPTPFSCQFCKESFPGPIPLHQHERYLCKMNEEIKAVLQPHENMAPSKPGVFIDKQALFLSSVLEKGMTSPINPYKDHMSVLKAYFAMNMEPTSDELLKISIAVGLPQEFVKEWFEQRKVYQFSTSRSPSLERSSAKVVLAATNNTPTKDSLSARSPIKPVDSITSPSIAELHNSVTNCDTPLRLTKPTHFTSIKPVDKLDHSRSNTPSPLNLSSTSSKNSHSSSYTPNSFSSEELQAEPLDLSLPKQMKEPKSIIATKNKTKSSSVNVDHNSVSSSSETSDEPLNLTFIKKEFSNSNSLDKSTNPVFGMNPFSAKPLYTTLPPQSAFPPATFMPPVQTSIPGLRPYPGIDQMSFLPHMAYTYPTGAATFADMQQRRKYQRKQGFQGELLDGTPDYMSGLDDMTDSDSCLSRKKIKKTESGMYACDLCDKTFQKSSSLLRHKYEHTGKRPHQCQICKKAFKHKHHLIEHSRLHSGEKPYQCDKCGKRFSHSGSYSQHMNHRYSYCKREAEEREAAEREAREKGHLETTELLMNRAYLQSITPQGYSDSEERESMPRDGESEKEHEKEGEDGFEKLGRQDGDEEFEEEEEEESENKSMDTDPDTIRDEEETGDHSMDDSSEDGKMETKSDHEEDNMEDGM
- the ZEB2 gene encoding zinc finger E-box-binding homeobox 2 isoform X2, giving the protein MPREEEEDDLRESGVDHTWHNNEILQASVDGSEEMKEEYDTMGPEAAIQTTGNNGTVKNANCTSDFEEYFTKRKLEEGDGHSVSIAEYLRRSDTAIIYPEAPEELSRLGTPEANGQEENDLPPGTPDAFAQLLTCPYCDRGYKRLTSLKEHIKYRHEKNEENFPCPLCNYTFAYRTQLERHMVTHKPGTDQHQMLTQGAGNRKFKCTECGKAFKYKHHLKEHLRIHSGEKPYECPNCKKRFSHSGSYSSHISSKKCIGLISVNGRMRNSIKNGSSPNSVSSSPTNSAITQLRNKLENGKPLSMSEQSGLLKIKTEPLDFNEYKVLMTSHGFTGASPFMNGRLGSTSPIGVHASTQSPMQHLGMGIESSLLGFPSMGSNLSEVQKVLQIVDNTVSRQKMDCSTDEISKLKGYHMKDPCSQPEEQGVTSPGIPPVGLPVVSHNGATKSIIDYTLEKVNEAKACLQSLTTDSRRQLNNIKKDKLRPLIDLVMEDKMIENHNIPTPFSCQFCKESFPGPIPLHQHERYLCKMNEEIKAVLQPHENMAPSKPGVFIDKQALFLSSVLEKGMTSPINPYKDHMSVLKAYFAMNMEPTSDELLKISIAVGLPQEFVKEWFEQRKVYQFSTSRSPSLERSSAKVVLAATNNTPTKDSLSARSPIKPVDSITSPSIAELHNSVTNCDTPLRLTKPTHFTSIKPVDKLDHSRSNTPSPLNLSSTSSKNSHSSSYTPNSFSSEELQAEPLDLSLPKQMKEPKSIIATKNKTKSSSVNVDHNSVSSSSETSDEPLNLTFIKKEFSNSNSLDKSTNPVFGMNPFSAKPLYTTLPPQSAFPPATFMPPVQTSIPGLRPYPGIDQMSFLPHMAYTYPTGAATFADMQQRRKYQRKQGFQGELLDGTPDYMSGLDDMTDSDSCLSRKKIKKTESGMYACDLCDKTFQKSSSLLRHKYEHTGKRPHQCQICKKAFKHKHHLIEHSRLHSGEKPYQCDKCGKRFSHSGSYSQHMNHRYSYCKREAEEREAAEREAREKGHLETTELLMNRAYLQSITPQGYSDSEERESMPRDGESEKEHEKEGEDGFEKLGRQDGDEEFEEEEEEESENKSMDTDPDTIRDEEETGDHSMDDSSEDGKMETKSDHEEDNMEDGM